The proteins below are encoded in one region of Flavobacterium sp. IMCC34852:
- a CDS encoding M23 family metallopeptidase, translating to MMSKIFRILFPTLVVLCFVISCDKTKEEPFMAEKPKPKLVDFGFNLHDFNVVNDTVKSGDTFGSLIEKQNLNGNEVYDIVAKVRDSFDVRSIRIGKPYTILRSKNKTNKIQYFIYQPDRMNYYIIDFRDSIVAHKKTRPLTFKTRTIAGALNGSLSETLAKDNVDPALASKIAKIYAWSIDFFKLQKGDKFGLTFTERYINDTIYDGVDSLKASFFEYKGKKIYAFPFSPNENSKKQEYYDEEGKTLKNFFLKAPLKFVNITSRYSRSRFHPVQKRWKAHNGTDYAAPTGTPIMSTAAGVVEQAGYTTGNGNFVKVKHDRTYSTQYLHMSKILVRRGQRVTQGQVIGKVGSTGLATGPHVCYRFWKNGVQVDALRLKLPTSTPMDAKYKQKFLEVITPLKKVLDSTAEAKFRK from the coding sequence ATGATGTCAAAAATCTTTCGAATCCTTTTTCCGACCTTGGTTGTCCTTTGTTTTGTAATCTCTTGTGATAAAACAAAAGAAGAACCATTTATGGCAGAAAAGCCCAAACCTAAATTGGTGGATTTTGGCTTTAATCTGCACGATTTTAATGTGGTCAATGACACTGTAAAATCAGGAGATACTTTCGGAAGCCTTATCGAAAAACAAAACTTAAACGGCAACGAAGTGTATGACATTGTAGCCAAAGTAAGAGACTCATTTGATGTCAGAAGCATCAGAATAGGCAAACCTTACACCATTCTTCGCAGTAAAAACAAAACCAATAAAATACAGTATTTCATCTACCAACCGGATAGAATGAACTATTATATCATCGATTTTAGAGATTCGATTGTTGCCCATAAAAAAACAAGACCTTTGACCTTTAAAACGAGAACAATCGCTGGTGCGCTTAATGGTTCTTTATCCGAAACCTTGGCCAAAGACAACGTTGATCCGGCATTAGCTTCCAAGATTGCCAAAATTTACGCCTGGTCCATCGACTTCTTCAAGCTCCAAAAAGGCGATAAATTCGGCTTAACTTTTACCGAACGCTACATTAACGATACTATTTATGATGGCGTTGACAGTTTAAAAGCCTCTTTTTTTGAATACAAAGGCAAAAAAATTTACGCTTTCCCTTTCTCTCCTAATGAAAATTCGAAAAAACAAGAATACTACGATGAAGAAGGAAAAACTTTAAAAAACTTCTTCCTGAAAGCACCGTTAAAATTTGTCAATATCACTTCGAGATATTCCCGCAGCCGATTCCATCCCGTACAAAAAAGATGGAAAGCGCACAACGGAACTGATTATGCAGCGCCAACCGGAACACCAATCATGTCAACCGCTGCCGGCGTAGTAGAACAAGCGGGTTATACCACCGGAAACGGAAATTTTGTCAAAGTAAAACACGACCGAACCTATTCCACCCAATACTTACACATGTCCAAAATCTTGGTCCGTCGCGGCCAAAGAGTTACCCAAGGACAAGTTATCGGTAAAGTAGGAAGCACCGGTTTAGCCACCGGACCGCACGTATGTTATCGCTTCTGGAAAAACGGCGTGCAAGTAGATGCTTTGCGCTTAAAACTACCAACTTCAACACCTATGGATGCTAAGTACAAACAAAAATTCTTAGAAGTCATTACGCCACTCAAAAAAGTATTGGACAGCACTGCAGAAGCCAAATTCAGAAAATAA
- the pgi gene encoding glucose-6-phosphate isomerase, with protein sequence MALAQINPTSTNTWEKLNQHYAQMKHVSLKEMFVNDTARAEKFNIQWHDFLVDYSKNIINPETLNLLQDLAKEARLEEAIAQYFNGDTINQTENRAVLHTALRSPENATVLVDGENVIPEIYTVKNKIKIFSNEVISGQRKGFTGKGFTDVVNIGIGGSDLGPAMVVEALQFYKTQLTVHFVSNVDGDHVNEVIKKLNPETTLFVIASKTFTTQETLSNAETIRAWFLKSAKQEDVAKHFVAVSTNIQKVTEFGINPDNIFPMWDWVGGRFSLWSAVGLSISLAIGFDHFDNLLKGAHEMDEHFKTESFDKNIPVVLALLSIWYNNFFGAESEALIPYTQYLQKLAPYLQQGIMESNGKSIGRDGKPVNYQTGTIIWGEPGTNSQHAFFQLIHQGTKLIPTDFIGYVKPLYGNQDHHDKLMSNFFAQTEALLNGKTEAQVKAEFEKQNITGAKADYLLPFKVFAGNKPTNTILIEKLTPKSLGSLIALYEHKIFVQGVIWNIFSYDQWGVELGKQLANSILDEIHSGTVKPHDSSTEFLLKHFLKNK encoded by the coding sequence ATGGCATTAGCGCAAATCAATCCAACAAGTACCAACACTTGGGAAAAACTAAACCAACATTACGCTCAAATGAAACACGTTTCTTTAAAAGAAATGTTTGTCAATGACACTGCAAGAGCGGAAAAATTCAACATTCAGTGGCATGATTTTTTAGTCGATTATTCTAAAAACATCATCAATCCAGAGACTTTAAATCTGCTCCAAGACTTAGCCAAAGAAGCCCGTTTGGAAGAAGCCATCGCACAATATTTCAACGGTGATACCATCAATCAAACCGAAAATAGAGCCGTTTTACATACCGCTTTGCGTTCTCCCGAAAATGCTACTGTTTTAGTCGATGGAGAAAATGTTATTCCGGAGATTTATACGGTAAAAAATAAAATCAAAATTTTCTCTAACGAAGTGATTTCGGGACAAAGAAAAGGCTTTACCGGTAAAGGCTTTACTGATGTGGTTAATATCGGAATTGGCGGTTCGGACTTAGGCCCGGCCATGGTCGTTGAGGCTTTACAGTTTTACAAAACGCAATTAACCGTTCATTTTGTGTCCAATGTGGATGGCGATCACGTGAATGAAGTCATCAAAAAACTCAACCCCGAAACGACTCTTTTTGTCATTGCTTCTAAAACGTTTACCACACAAGAAACACTATCCAATGCTGAAACCATTCGCGCTTGGTTTTTGAAATCAGCGAAACAAGAAGATGTGGCCAAACATTTCGTTGCCGTTTCTACTAATATCCAAAAAGTAACCGAATTCGGCATCAATCCCGATAACATTTTCCCAATGTGGGATTGGGTTGGCGGTCGTTTTTCACTTTGGAGTGCCGTTGGGTTGTCTATCAGCTTAGCCATTGGTTTCGACCATTTTGACAATTTATTAAAAGGTGCTCACGAAATGGATGAGCATTTCAAAACTGAATCTTTTGATAAAAACATTCCGGTCGTTTTAGCTTTATTAAGCATTTGGTACAATAACTTTTTTGGTGCCGAAAGCGAAGCTTTGATTCCGTATACCCAATATTTACAAAAGTTAGCGCCCTATTTGCAACAAGGCATCATGGAAAGCAACGGAAAAAGTATCGGTCGAGACGGAAAACCGGTAAACTACCAAACCGGAACCATTATTTGGGGTGAACCGGGAACGAATTCTCAACACGCTTTCTTCCAGTTGATTCACCAAGGCACCAAATTGATTCCAACGGATTTTATTGGTTATGTAAAACCTTTATACGGTAACCAAGACCATCACGATAAATTGATGTCTAACTTTTTTGCCCAAACTGAAGCGTTGCTAAACGGTAAAACCGAAGCCCAAGTGAAAGCCGAATTTGAAAAACAAAATATCACCGGCGCAAAAGCAGACTATCTTTTACCATTTAAAGTTTTCGCCGGAAACAAACCCACGAATACTATTTTGATTGAGAAATTAACCCCAAAATCATTGGGTTCATTAATCGCGCTTTACGAACATAAAATCTTTGTTCAAGGGGTAATTTGGAACATCTTCAGTTATGACCAATGGGGTGTTGAACTGGGTAAACAATTGGCCAATTCTATCTTAGACGAAATTCATTCCGGAACGGTGAAACCACACGACAGCTCTACGGAATTTTTGCTAAAGCACTTTTTAAAAAATAAATAG
- a CDS encoding septal ring lytic transglycosylase RlpA family protein has protein sequence MNTKITSFLFVLMTSFFLLAFSSRNPQQKEKPQEKPKEKTTTVKDNKDKTKTVIKTDTVAAKEVPVIKETDTLQIDPNSKLKIYKKNAHASYYHNKFNGRRTASGKRFDNNKYTAAHKKLPFGTIVKVTNEANGKSVVVEITDRGPFSKVREIDLSRRAFMDIASNKKSGMVIVKIEVVEEPK, from the coding sequence ATGAATACCAAAATAACCTCTTTCTTGTTTGTCTTGATGACTTCCTTTTTTTTGTTAGCCTTTTCTTCTCGAAATCCGCAACAAAAAGAAAAGCCACAGGAAAAACCTAAAGAAAAAACAACCACAGTTAAAGACAATAAAGACAAAACCAAAACGGTTATCAAAACCGACACCGTTGCGGCAAAAGAAGTTCCGGTGATTAAAGAAACCGATACGCTTCAAATTGACCCAAATTCAAAACTAAAAATTTATAAAAAAAACGCTCACGCCTCTTACTATCACAATAAATTCAACGGCAGAAGAACTGCCAGCGGCAAGCGTTTTGACAACAATAAATACACCGCCGCTCACAAAAAATTACCTTTCGGCACCATAGTAAAAGTAACTAATGAGGCCAACGGAAAATCAGTTGTAGTAGAAATTACCGATCGCGGTCCTTTCTCCAAAGTACGTGAAATCGACTTAAGCCGCAGGGCTTTTATGGATATTGCCAGCAACAAAAAATCAGGGATGGTAATCGTAAAAATCGAAGTGGTGGAAGAACCCAAATAA
- a CDS encoding CYTH domain-containing protein encodes MIEIERKFLVLSNDFINESFSQKRIVQGYLSSNPDRTVRIRIKGDKGYLTIKGKSSANGMTRLEWEREISLIDAEALLKICESGIIDKVRYEVKVGQHIYEVDIFSGANEGLVIAEIELESESETFEKPNWLGQEVTNDERYYNAYLSKKPFADW; translated from the coding sequence ATGATTGAAATAGAGCGTAAATTTTTAGTGCTTTCTAATGATTTTATTAACGAATCTTTTTCGCAAAAGCGAATAGTACAAGGTTATTTGAGTTCCAATCCCGACAGAACCGTTCGTATCCGAATTAAAGGCGATAAAGGGTATTTAACCATCAAAGGAAAAAGCAGCGCCAACGGCATGACGCGTTTGGAATGGGAAAGGGAAATCAGTTTGATAGACGCCGAAGCCTTACTGAAAATCTGTGAAAGCGGTATTATTGACAAAGTCCGTTACGAAGTCAAAGTCGGTCAACATATTTATGAAGTCGATATTTTTTCGGGAGCCAATGAAGGATTGGTTATAGCCGAAATCGAGCTCGAATCGGAATCAGAAACCTTTGAAAAACCAAATTGGTTGGGCCAAGAAGTAACCAATGACGAGCGTTATTATAACGCATATTTGAGCAAAAAACCGTTTGCTGATTGGTAG
- a CDS encoding site-specific recombinase — MKLYRHKTPIYNLADLFRLYFDQNGYQSNDRLLFLVDLVQFFRPNDPKKENIVSLKSLLDYLEANPAMTEQLKLYLAEVLLQRKFGRMLSDTGILRDSDFTYEVKKRLFAKILPFQPEKDTLEFVLNQVFFKSSDPIWIARIPFEELQKLFDIIGLETIYESVAEQSVLSEVMNAMGLISQRMSGRAMETDVIKMVPEYDDLESPFVAFENELNFILAKIRNGENHFIASEDLNYKQLMLLHKQCEDYVDKAFGNSSKFGISLKVNQSLLRIRQQLHRMKVLISTLVVNKPSDKKNNSILLLLRLIKYNCQKNNVRQLINESTQLISYEITQHTAKTGEHYITESRSEYFAMLKAAVGGGFIVGILCIIKLLFSKIETSGFGHAFYYSLNYSLGFIAIYLMGYTLATKQPAMTAATLIKALESGMKKHHNSENKHGSFAQLFARLFRSQFIAFVGNVFMAFPVSMLGIWLIDYFFDYNIAFEKSSKLLFDLSPIHSAALFHAAIAGVFLFLSGIISGNVSNRNKHNQVYYRIKEHPVLKQNLGIVRTNAIAKWFENHWPGVVSNGWFGVFLGSTASLGIFLGLNIDIRHITFASGNFALGLYGADFFVDWSTIVWAIIGIGLIGFVNFAVSFSLSLGLAFRSRNIPLSELRFLFSSTWVYFKSRPTAFFFPVKDK, encoded by the coding sequence ATGAAATTGTACCGCCATAAAACGCCAATTTATAATTTAGCCGATTTATTTCGCTTGTACTTTGACCAAAACGGTTATCAATCGAATGATCGTTTGTTGTTTTTGGTGGATTTGGTGCAGTTTTTTCGACCCAATGATCCTAAGAAAGAAAATATTGTTTCCTTAAAATCGCTTTTAGATTATTTAGAAGCGAATCCGGCCATGACCGAGCAATTGAAACTGTATTTAGCCGAAGTGCTTTTGCAAAGAAAATTCGGCAGAATGCTTTCTGACACCGGAATTTTAAGAGATTCCGACTTTACCTACGAAGTCAAAAAACGCCTTTTTGCCAAAATACTCCCTTTCCAACCGGAAAAAGACACTTTGGAATTTGTTCTGAACCAAGTATTCTTTAAAAGTTCCGACCCAATATGGATAGCCCGAATTCCGTTTGAAGAATTACAAAAACTCTTTGATATTATTGGTTTAGAAACCATTTATGAATCGGTCGCCGAACAATCAGTATTGTCCGAAGTTATGAACGCAATGGGTTTAATTTCCCAAAGAATGAGCGGCAGAGCGATGGAAACCGATGTCATCAAAATGGTTCCGGAATACGACGATTTGGAAAGTCCGTTTGTGGCTTTTGAGAACGAGCTCAATTTTATTTTGGCCAAAATCAGAAACGGTGAAAATCATTTTATTGCTTCAGAAGATTTGAATTACAAACAATTGATGCTTCTTCACAAACAGTGTGAGGATTATGTTGATAAAGCCTTTGGCAACAGTTCTAAATTTGGAATCTCTTTAAAAGTAAATCAGAGTTTGCTTCGTATTCGCCAACAGTTACACCGAATGAAAGTGCTGATTTCCACTTTGGTCGTTAACAAACCTTCCGATAAAAAAAACAATTCAATTTTATTGTTATTGCGATTGATTAAATACAACTGTCAGAAAAACAATGTACGGCAGCTAATCAATGAAAGTACCCAATTGATATCTTATGAAATCACACAACATACTGCCAAAACAGGAGAACATTACATAACCGAAAGCCGTTCTGAATATTTTGCCATGCTTAAGGCAGCGGTTGGTGGCGGATTCATAGTAGGGATTTTGTGCATCATTAAATTATTATTTTCTAAAATTGAAACCAGTGGTTTTGGCCATGCTTTTTACTACAGCTTGAATTATTCCTTAGGTTTTATCGCTATTTATTTGATGGGTTACACTTTGGCCACCAAACAACCGGCGATGACCGCAGCAACCTTAATAAAAGCCTTGGAAAGTGGGATGAAAAAGCACCACAACTCCGAAAACAAACACGGTTCTTTTGCCCAACTCTTTGCGCGCTTGTTCCGTTCCCAATTTATAGCCTTTGTAGGCAATGTTTTTATGGCTTTCCCCGTTTCGATGTTGGGCATTTGGTTGATTGATTACTTTTTTGACTACAATATTGCTTTTGAAAAGTCCTCAAAACTACTGTTTGATTTGTCGCCAATACATTCTGCGGCTTTGTTTCATGCAGCCATTGCAGGTGTATTTTTATTCTTATCCGGAATTATATCGGGGAATGTTTCCAACAGAAATAAGCACAATCAAGTGTATTATCGCATCAAAGAACATCCGGTTTTAAAACAAAACTTAGGAATTGTCAGAACCAATGCTATTGCCAAATGGTTTGAAAACCATTGGCCCGGTGTGGTATCCAATGGGTGGTTTGGTGTTTTTTTAGGCAGCACGGCTTCACTGGGCATTTTTCTCGGATTGAACATTGACATTCGCCACATTACTTTTGCCAGCGGCAATTTTGCTTTGGGTTTGTACGGCGCCGATTTCTTTGTGGATTGGTCTACTATTGTTTGGGCAATTATCGGAATCGGGCTGATTGGTTTTGTCAATTTCGCGGTCAGTTTTTCTTTGTCTCTCGGACTGGCTTTTCGTTCTCGAAATATTCCGCTCTCTGAATTGCGCTTTTTATTCAGTTCGACTTGGGTTTATTTTAAAAGTCGTCCGACTGCTTTTTTCTTTCCGGTAAAAGACAAATAA
- the dinB gene encoding DNA polymerase IV, translated as MESEVTYRKIIHIDMDAFYASVEQMDNPELKGKPLAVGGSEVRGVVSAASYEARKFGVRSAMSGIQAKRNCPDLIFVRPRFDRYKEISKKIRKIFHEYTDLVEPLSLDEAYLDVTQNKKGNPSATLIAQEIRQRIFEEVGLTASAGISVNKFVAKIASDYNKPNGQKTVNPEEVESFLENLDIKKFYGIGKVTTERMYHLGIFTGKDLKSKSAEFLEEHFSKSGLHFYNIVRGIHNSAVKPNRIAKSVAAEHTFNENLTSEIFMVEKLERIANELENRLKKYNISGKTVTLKIKYSDFTTQTRSKTLPYFISDKGLLLETAKELLFQERMKESVRLLGISLNNLNTEIKKTVVVQLKFEF; from the coding sequence ATGGAATCCGAAGTCACTTATCGAAAAATTATCCACATCGATATGGATGCCTTTTATGCTTCTGTAGAGCAAATGGACAATCCTGAACTCAAAGGAAAACCATTGGCTGTTGGCGGAAGCGAAGTTCGTGGCGTAGTTTCAGCGGCGAGTTATGAAGCGCGAAAGTTTGGCGTTCGATCGGCTATGAGTGGGATTCAAGCCAAACGCAATTGCCCCGATTTGATTTTTGTCCGACCCCGATTTGACCGCTACAAAGAAATTTCTAAAAAGATTCGGAAAATCTTTCACGAATACACCGATTTGGTCGAACCGCTATCATTAGACGAAGCTTATTTGGATGTAACCCAAAATAAAAAAGGCAATCCCAGCGCGACTTTAATTGCTCAGGAAATCAGACAACGTATTTTTGAAGAAGTAGGTTTGACTGCTTCTGCGGGAATTTCGGTGAATAAATTTGTGGCCAAAATTGCCAGCGATTACAACAAACCCAACGGGCAAAAAACGGTCAATCCCGAAGAAGTGGAATCTTTTTTGGAAAACTTAGACATCAAAAAGTTCTACGGCATTGGCAAAGTTACCACGGAGAGAATGTACCATTTGGGCATTTTTACAGGAAAGGATTTGAAATCAAAATCAGCCGAATTTCTGGAAGAACATTTCAGCAAAAGCGGTTTGCATTTTTACAACATTGTTCGCGGCATTCACAACAGTGCGGTGAAACCCAATCGCATCGCCAAATCAGTTGCGGCCGAACATACCTTTAACGAAAACCTGACTTCGGAAATCTTTATGGTGGAAAAGTTAGAACGCATCGCCAACGAGCTAGAAAACCGATTAAAGAAATACAACATCTCCGGAAAAACCGTAACACTCAAAATCAAATACAGCGATTTTACAACCCAAACGCGCAGTAAGACTTTGCCTTACTTTATTTCGGATAAAGGATTGCTGTTAGAGACCGCCAAAGAGCTGTTGTTTCAGGAACGAATGAAAGAATCTGTACGACTGCTTGGCATTTCTTTGAATAATTTAAATACCGAAATCAAAAAGACGGTTGTGGTACAATTGAAGTTTGAGTTTTAA
- a CDS encoding Bax inhibitor-1/YccA family protein, with protein sequence MNSNNPFFKNKTFSNTSRADEVVHEARIIDYSQTMTVSGTINKSFLMLVLLVASAAITWIMTFNGQNPMILTIGGAIVGFVLVLIATFKPQASTYLAPGYAIFEGLFIGGISAIFEVMYPGIVIQAVSCTFVTFMVCFGLYKYGIVKVNDKFRSVVLAATLAIATYYLISWLLSMFTSFTPVHHGNSMISIGISVFVIVIAALNLFLDFDQIEKGVEQKMPKYMEWYGAMGLMITLVWLYIEFLRLLSKLSSRD encoded by the coding sequence ATGAATTCAAATAATCCGTTTTTTAAAAACAAAACTTTTTCAAATACTTCTCGTGCCGATGAAGTAGTGCACGAAGCAAGAATTATTGATTACAGCCAAACCATGACCGTTTCCGGAACGATTAATAAGAGTTTCTTGATGTTGGTTTTATTGGTTGCCAGTGCTGCAATCACATGGATTATGACTTTTAATGGTCAGAATCCAATGATATTAACCATTGGCGGTGCCATTGTTGGATTCGTTTTGGTCTTGATTGCTACTTTCAAGCCACAAGCATCGACTTATTTAGCACCAGGTTATGCCATATTTGAAGGCCTTTTTATTGGAGGGATTTCGGCTATTTTTGAAGTGATGTATCCCGGAATCGTAATTCAAGCCGTGAGTTGTACGTTTGTTACGTTTATGGTTTGTTTCGGATTATACAAATACGGTATCGTAAAAGTGAATGACAAATTCAGATCGGTTGTTTTGGCAGCGACTTTAGCCATTGCGACTTATTATTTGATTTCATGGTTGTTGTCGATGTTTACCAGTTTTACACCGGTTCACCACGGGAATTCTATGATTAGTATCGGAATTAGTGTATTTGTAATTGTAATTGCCGCCTTAAATTTATTTTTAGACTTCGACCAAATCGAAAAAGGTGTTGAACAAAAAATGCCAAAATACATGGAATGGTATGGCGCCATGGGATTGATGATTACCTTAGTTTGGTTGTACATCGAATTCTTGAGATTGTTATCTAAATTGTCGAGTAGAGATTAA
- the pyk gene encoding pyruvate kinase — protein MPTRKKTKIVATLGPACSSKEVIKKMIDAGVNVFRINFSHADYADVKERIDIIRELNDEFGYTTAILADLQGPKLRVGVMKEDVVVNPGDIITFQTAEDVPGSKERVYMNYLSFPQDVNPGERILLDDGKLIFEALETNGTTEVICKVIQGGPLKSKKGVNLPQTKVSLPALTKKDIKDALFAIEQEVDWIALSFVRTPKDLEELQDLIAKHSSYKIPIVAKIEKPEAVENIDKIVAFCDGLMVARGDLGVEIPAHEVPLIQKKLIHRAKTARIPVIVATQMMETMITSLTPTRAEVNDVANSVMDGADAVMLSGETSVGNYPVEVIEKMTQIIEAVEDSPLINVPQNPPHVRTKRFITKSICYHAAIMANEIKAKAISTLTNSGYTAFQISAWRPKAHILVYTSNKRILTQLNLLWGVNAFFYDKFVSTDDTVGDVNDIAKEKGYVKKGDMLINLAAMPVADKGMVNTLRVSEIE, from the coding sequence ATGCCAACAAGAAAAAAAACTAAAATTGTAGCCACGCTTGGTCCTGCTTGTAGTTCGAAAGAAGTGATTAAAAAAATGATTGACGCAGGAGTGAACGTATTTCGCATCAATTTCTCCCATGCCGATTATGCCGATGTAAAAGAAAGAATAGATATAATCCGTGAATTGAACGATGAGTTTGGATATACTACGGCTATCTTGGCCGATTTACAAGGTCCGAAACTTCGCGTGGGGGTGATGAAGGAAGATGTAGTAGTAAATCCGGGTGATATCATTACCTTCCAAACGGCCGAAGATGTTCCGGGAAGCAAGGAGCGCGTTTATATGAACTATTTATCTTTCCCTCAAGACGTGAATCCCGGAGAGCGAATTTTGTTAGATGACGGAAAACTCATCTTTGAAGCTTTGGAAACCAACGGTACCACCGAAGTCATTTGTAAAGTAATTCAAGGAGGACCGCTGAAATCCAAAAAAGGAGTAAACTTGCCGCAAACCAAAGTGTCTTTACCGGCATTGACCAAAAAAGACATTAAAGACGCCTTATTTGCTATCGAACAAGAAGTAGATTGGATAGCGCTTTCTTTTGTGAGAACGCCAAAAGATTTAGAAGAATTACAAGATTTGATTGCCAAACATTCTTCTTATAAAATTCCGATTGTGGCCAAAATTGAAAAACCGGAAGCGGTGGAAAATATTGATAAAATCGTAGCCTTTTGTGACGGTTTGATGGTAGCTCGTGGTGACCTTGGAGTAGAAATTCCGGCGCATGAAGTGCCATTGATTCAAAAGAAATTAATTCATAGAGCCAAAACAGCTCGTATTCCGGTAATTGTAGCTACACAAATGATGGAAACAATGATTACCAGTTTAACACCAACACGTGCTGAGGTAAATGACGTTGCGAATTCTGTTATGGATGGTGCCGATGCGGTAATGCTTTCAGGAGAAACGTCAGTAGGGAATTATCCGGTGGAAGTTATCGAAAAAATGACCCAAATCATTGAAGCGGTGGAAGATTCACCATTAATCAATGTGCCGCAAAATCCACCTCACGTTAGAACAAAACGTTTTATTACGAAGTCGATTTGTTATCACGCAGCGATTATGGCGAATGAAATTAAGGCGAAAGCAATTTCTACTTTGACTAATAGTGGTTATACGGCTTTCCAAATTTCGGCCTGGAGACCTAAAGCGCATATCTTAGTGTATACTTCAAATAAAAGAATCTTAACCCAATTGAATTTACTTTGGGGCGTAAATGCATTTTTCTATGACAAATTTGTAAGTACTGATGATACCGTAGGCGATGTTAATGATATTGCCAAAGAAAAGGGCTATGTAAAAAAAGGCGATATGCTCATCAACCTGGCCGCCATGCCGGTAGCCGATAAAGGAATGGTAAATACCTTGAGAGTCTCTGAAATAGAATAA
- a CDS encoding IPExxxVDY family protein has translation MTVHKLPIEEFDEIDYQLIAIHSPLEDYRLAYYINQNLPINLKKSSCDIHISNKDGETQLTRFFFEDDKDIAWSLVQNQNDAVVAAENNNQGLFAESSNEFTPKIYLIPEFKKVDYFLKIENGEVAVDISKIISSVKKIVRVSTVYAVEAEKIKSKNNLIF, from the coding sequence ATGACTGTTCATAAATTGCCTATTGAAGAGTTTGATGAGATAGATTATCAACTGATTGCGATACATTCTCCGTTAGAAGATTATCGGTTAGCTTATTACATCAATCAAAATTTACCCATTAATCTCAAAAAAAGCAGTTGTGATATTCACATCAGCAACAAAGACGGGGAAACCCAATTAACGAGGTTTTTTTTTGAAGATGATAAGGACATAGCCTGGAGTTTGGTTCAAAATCAAAATGATGCTGTAGTTGCAGCGGAAAATAACAATCAAGGATTATTTGCCGAAAGCAGCAACGAATTTACGCCCAAAATCTATCTGATTCCCGAGTTTAAAAAAGTGGATTACTTTTTAAAAATCGAAAATGGCGAAGTAGCAGTTGATATTTCAAAAATAATCAGCAGTGTAAAAAAAATAGTCAGAGTGAGTACGGTTTACGCCGTAGAAGCTGAAAAAATAAAATCAAAAAATAATTTAATTTTTTAA
- the rnc gene encoding ribonuclease III — MKILKNIFNKKSRSSEDGIFFNEIQKVIGFKPQSIIYYEKAFTHRSTNRMDLKGNPMNYERLEFLGDAMLSAVIAAHLYNEAPAGDEGYLTKMRSKIVSREHLNELGRDLNLIRFVESKVPTQHFGENIHGNIFEALVGAIFLDKGYEFCQKFIQRSVIVPYVDIAKLEGKVISYKSLLIEWCQKEKKTFHYDVFDDNGNDGQKYFGVKLSIDNKIVAKARATSKKKAEEKASQRAYFAFQEKINKK, encoded by the coding sequence ATGAAAATTCTAAAAAATATATTTAATAAAAAATCCCGTTCATCAGAGGACGGGATTTTTTTTAATGAAATTCAAAAAGTAATAGGTTTTAAACCCCAATCCATCATTTATTACGAAAAAGCATTCACGCATCGGTCCACTAATCGCATGGATTTGAAAGGCAATCCGATGAATTATGAACGCCTGGAATTCCTTGGTGATGCGATGTTAAGTGCTGTAATTGCAGCTCATTTATACAACGAAGCACCGGCAGGAGATGAAGGTTATTTGACCAAAATGCGTTCTAAAATTGTCAGTAGAGAACATTTAAACGAATTGGGAAGAGACTTAAATCTAATCCGTTTTGTAGAGAGTAAAGTACCGACCCAACATTTCGGTGAAAACATCCATGGGAATATTTTTGAAGCTTTAGTCGGCGCTATTTTCTTGGATAAAGGGTATGAATTTTGTCAAAAATTTATCCAAAGAAGTGTTATTGTTCCCTATGTAGATATTGCCAAATTAGAAGGTAAAGTCATCAGCTACAAAAGTTTACTCATTGAATGGTGTCAAAAAGAAAAGAAAACTTTTCACTATGATGTTTTTGATGACAATGGGAATGACGGTCAAAAATACTTCGGCGTAAAATTGAGTATCGATAATAAAATTGTGGCCAAAGCCAGAGCAACTTCAAAAAAGAAAGCAGAAGAAAAGGCTTCCCAAAGAGCCTATTTTGCATTTCAGGAAAAAATTAACAAAAAATAA